Within the Salvia hispanica cultivar TCC Black 2014 chromosome 4, UniMelb_Shisp_WGS_1.0, whole genome shotgun sequence genome, the region CGCTGCCAGCCTATTTTACAGGAAAAGGCAGAGAAGCTTCTTCACATTCAAACCGCAGTATGGCAGAAGATAGATAAGTTGTTTCAGAGCACGAGGTGTATGGTTACATTTCTCAGCAACTCACAATTTTGAGCACAATTTTTGTTACTAGTACATTTTTTCACaacaattttgtttgaaatctGTACTTTTTGTAGTATGTCTTAGTTTCAGACATTTTGAATCAGTTCTCGGAGTAGACATAATAGAGATTGAACCACAGGATTTTCTATTGATGAATGGGATTGGAAAAGCAATGTTTAATTTGTAACTGGTTTATTCTGACATTGAGTTGTACAatggaaaatcaaattttagtgAGGCCATTATTCTCACAAACAtatgctctctctctccatttcaTGTCTTTGTTTGTTATTGTATCGTAAACATAACAACAGGGCCAGCCAAAAAGATGCAAATTGCTGAAAAACCAACTTTTtcattattctctttcataatcaacaaacacataaatcatttaatcaatttaacaCTGTGGCATGTTTATTACCTTGATCAACACAACTTACAACTTGAACCGTGTAAAAATCACAAAGCTGTATAAAAATATGGTCCTATATAATATGCAGCTACTATGCAAGGGGGGAATTAAGGCCTTCTTGGGATGACAATGCTACAGTATGCCTCTTCGAGGGACGAGACGTCGATCTACGCAACGTGGATGGTCGTTTCTTGAGACGGTATGCAATTCTCCTAGCATAGAGTGAATGCACATACGGCCCTGCTCTCTCTTTCAGCTTGAGAATCAGGAAGAAGAGGAATCTATATACGACGATGAGAGCATACACCGCACATAGATCCCACCACTTTGAATGATCCAGTGATAAACCAAACATCTTCGTCAAGACATATTCTCCGGTGAGCTTTGGATCCCCAGGGAACAAAGGGTCGAACACGAGCCCCAACATGTCGTTCTTGTATCCTCCCTACAAATCAACACGAGAGAGGCTAACCTTGATTCATATCCAGTGATATCTTATTTTCATCACTGAGATAGAAAGTGAGGGACAGAGGAAGAGGGGGAGAAGTACCTGCAACGACCACGCCCCGTATCCAATGAAGGAGACGGGGTAACGCCAGAAGACCTTGGGGAGATCGGGGAGGAGACGGAAGAAGCCAGCCGTCATCATCATAATACCCTGCAAACAATCTGATAAGGTAAGGAAGGGAAGAAACTGCAGAAAGGGAACTGTGTTTATCAATTCACTTACAAGAACTCCAGCTCCAGCTATGATCCCCATCAAGAAGTTTGGGACCAGCGATGCAACGATCATCATCACGCTCTCCACCATAGCAATGCACCCGAATAAGTTCAGGCAGAAGAAGGCGTAACGCGAGAAATCAGACCGATACTTCACCATGAAAAAGGTTATTGTCCCGGTAATAGATGAGATTGCAACCAAGAATGGCAATGACGAAAAGAAGTTGGACAATATGAACACGGCCACGCCATAGTACCCGTTCAGCCTCTCCCGATAGAACACCTATATGTAAACACGGAATCACCATGACTATCACTTTTCTAATACGAAAATTCTGGTTTCACGTACACATTACCTTCATTTCCTCTACAAAGGATGGAAATCCTCCTATGGACATGAAAGTCATGTAACCAGTGACGAAGCCACCACAAGCGCCACGAGCTAGTATCGCTGTGTAGCTGGTGCCAACGTCGTAGAACAGGGTCCCGACACATAAAGCAACAATGGTGTATATGACGATCCGAGACCAGTAATATCCAATGTCCCGAGACATGTTCAAGAAGGATCTCTTGGTCAGTGTGGTGAGCTGCTTCCACCAACTAGCTTGGCTTCCTTTTATCGCTTGAATGTCCAGACCTCGCTGAAATTCACCACCTTTTTTAAGTCAATACGTCGAAGCAACATGAATAGCATCAACATTAAACTTACAACAACGGAGACTTGTTGCATCCTCGATCTTGCCATTTCTGCATACTCCGATTGCTTATATTTCTCAATAAGAGTTGATCTTATATCTGATGTCACCATATTCAACAGTGGATCTGCTTTATTGTCTTGTTCctgtaattattattaatgaaggTTGATCAAAACCTCTTCATTAGTTTAGTTTACGGACTTGTGGAACAGAAACTCAGTATGCATATTGATGTATTCTTACACCAAGTCTCTGTGAGCCTTTCAGCGTTGTCGTTACAATGTCAAAGTCCGAGTTGATGCAGCGCAGGAAGTGATCCGAGGGATTCCGCCTGCTCGGACAGGGAAACCCTGACTCTGCAAAAAACTGAagatcaaaatgacaaaaattagACCATTAAAcacatgtcacaaaattaaaagaaaaaaaatggttcaACCTTTATCCCTGTCCGAGCTTCACCAAAGTAAACCGTTTCCCCTCCCGAGAGCAAATAAAGATCATCAAAGAGGGCGAAAACTTCGCTGCTAGGCTGGTGGATGGAGCAGATGATAGTCCTCCCGTCCCGGGAAAGATTCTTGATGGACTGGATGACAAAGAAGGCGGCTGCGCTGTCGAGGCCACTGGTAGGCTCATCAAGAAACATGAGGCGAGGGCGCGTGAGGATCTCAAGAGCAATGCTGACTCTCTTCTTCTCACCACCACTTATGCCTCTCATCTGCCAGTTTCCAATCTGTCGATCAGCGCAGTCTTGGAGGCCCATCTCCATGAT harbors:
- the LOC125221698 gene encoding ABC transporter G family member 15-like, whose protein sequence is MEIEAEAGDIETAMPRNDVGGEAYLVWEDLTVVLPNFGQGPTRKLLHGLRGYAVPGRIMAIMGPSGSGKSTLLDALAGRLSRNIVMTGNIHLNGKKQRLDYGVVAYVTQEDVLLGTLTVRETLRYSAHLRLPSTMTKQAIKEVVEATIMEMGLQDCADRQIGNWQMRGISGGEKKRVSIALEILTRPRLMFLDEPTSGLDSAAAFFVIQSIKNLSRDGRTIICSIHQPSSEVFALFDDLYLLSGGETVYFGEARTGIKFFAESGFPCPSRRNPSDHFLRCINSDFDIVTTTLKGSQRLGEQDNKADPLLNMVTSDIRSTLIEKYKQSEYAEMARSRMQQVSVVRGLDIQAIKGSQASWWKQLTTLTKRSFLNMSRDIGYYWSRIVIYTIVALCVGTLFYDVGTSYTAILARGACGGFVTGYMTFMSIGGFPSFVEEMKVFYRERLNGYYGVAVFILSNFFSSLPFLVAISSITGTITFFMVKYRSDFSRYAFFCLNLFGCIAMVESVMMIVASLVPNFLMGIIAGAGVLGIMMMTAGFFRLLPDLPKVFWRYPVSFIGYGAWSLQGGYKNDMLGLVFDPLFPGDPKLTGEYVLTKMFGLSLDHSKWWDLCAVYALIVVYRFLFFLILKLKERAGPYVHSLYARRIAYRLKKRPSTLRRSTSRPSKRHTVALSSQEGLNSPLA